A genome region from Gigantopelta aegis isolate Gae_Host chromosome 3, Gae_host_genome, whole genome shotgun sequence includes the following:
- the LOC121368165 gene encoding GDNF-inducible zinc finger protein 1-like → MDAFLPSVLDSTADILENSNLALNSFSSDLDSTELPITSNVDLYLECEEDGGSVSMQPCSDFYLSHEFIGENIQLAISFPNPSNDSVSVDDSFSCTLCNGTFRKQTSLFKHLQAAHSVRQSYTCDVCTFATTSSKLLSRHKMGKHSHSKIKKSTAVLVDTPDSTVKVTLLSDKRFANTSAGKDAVGPDIIVDRIMEDDMIVAKNVCDERDIFSVKSALVQSNTSVHNRMTNHMDTAIMSESDTNIKSNSNGVMVSGYADSEVKTLLLDTSFQCNICTYTSNSKRLLKYHTDTMHNPQRELFKCVLCSYTCRQKRTLDLHIAKQHTGGETWTCYHCQKKFFSTSALKRHLSIHTEEKPFVCSLNSCFKAFKTAGALGDHKRKVHSEPVRRNLNGGGRRSWQPEGKRQSSMCISWVR, encoded by the coding sequence ATGGATGCATTCCTACCGTCAGTTCTTGACAGTACTGCGGACATTCTTGAAAATTCCAATTTAGCTCTAAATAGCTTTTCTTCGGATCTAGATTCCACAGAATTGCCAATCACAAGCAATGTTGACCTATATCTAGAATGTGAAGAAGATGGTGGAAGCGTTTCCATGCAGCCTTGCAGTGACTTTTATCTGTCTCATGAATTTATTGGAGAAAACATTCAGCTTGCAATATCCTTTCCAAATCCAAGCAATGACAGTGTTTCTGTGGATGACTCTTTTTCTTGTACACTCTGTAACGGTACATTCCGCAAGCAGACATCATTGTTTAAACATTTGCAGGCAGCACACAGTGTAAGACAGAGTTATACCTGTGATGTTTGTACTTTTGCTACAACTTCTTCAAAGTTGCTCTCTCGACATAAAATGGGAAAGCACAGccattctaaaataaaaaaatccacagCTGTCCTTGTAGACACACCAGATTCCACAGTAAAAGTAACTTTGCTGTCTGACAAACGTTTTGCAAACACATCAGCTGGAAAAGATGCAGTTGGTCCAGATATCATTGTTGACAGAATCATGGAAGATGACATGATTGTTGCGAAAAATGTGTGTGATGAGAGAGATATATTTTCTGTCAAGAGTGCACTTGTTCAAAGCAACACATCTGTTCATAATCGGATGACCAATCACATGGATACAGCTATTATGTCTGAGTCTGATACAAACATAAAATCAAACTCAAATGGAGTAATGGTATCGGGTTATGCTGACTCTGAAGTTAAGACATTACTACTAGATACTTCATTTCAATGcaacatatgtacatacacgtCGAATTCTAAACGGTTATTAAAGTATCACACTGACACAATGCACAACCCTCAACGTGAGCTGTTTAAGTGTGTTCTCTGTAGCTACACGTGTAGACAGAAGCGGACGCTAGATCTACACATTGCCAAGCAACACACTGGAGGTGAAACCTGGACCTGTTATCACTGTCAGAAAAAATTCTTTTCTACATCAGCACTAAAACGTCACTTATCCATTCACACTGAGGAAAAACCCTTTGTTTGTTCTCTAAATTCATGTTTCAAGGCTTTTAAAACAGCTGGTGCTTTAGGGGATCATAAACGGAAGGTACATTCTGAACCAGTTAGACGTAACCTTAATGGGGGTGGACGTAGAAGCTGGCAGCCAGAAGGAAAAAGACAAAGTAGTATGTGCATTTCCTGGGTGCGGTAA